From the Oryzias latipes chromosome 22, ASM223467v1 genome, one window contains:
- the LOC101164267 gene encoding apoptosis-stimulating of p53 protein 1 isoform X4 produces the protein MEWNEVDLVQEFTLEGQCSKIKVRSCRITWDSLQVPRVELTLSELQEMATRQQQQIEAQQQMLLAKEQRLRYLQQGGKSNQGQTQPEAEKLQRLKERMETQEAKLKKIRAMRGQVDYSKVINGNLSAEIDHVSSLFQEKQAELQSAVIRVDQLTQQLEDLRRGRLQLHSGAPAQGAFPGTQGAGTGHKGSPLSGPAAVELRKLYQELQARNRHNLEQSSKLAQNKDLLNKRNAQVSVMDQRIGDLRERLHKKRAELSRMNGGVPASPQNSPQTSGGVSGRVAAVCPYIQVPAEGKQEAGYPLPADPPSKPSPLNHVRSASEEDRSGIRKPPSQWKVSDLDIVLSEPTEMLQGSLSSQGKDSNNTNEASWPSISKSVPDWRSGSPEQLPSGYGTYPSATHQAAGHHCATSSLPRSAPGTLGWPRSSVTNSASSPSSSPNSQKIQHRISVPPHLSQGPAISSQPTPASPQTERTDPPPAVAVRPYVHDHSSRPQSPRKGPATMNSSSIYSMYLHQPQATKYGSLSNRTTVKAVYGKPILPASSTSASPVPFYQAGRGTKANGDDVTDKGVKGGESGDGKILPPPSVDNIPRPLSPTKLTPVAHSQLRYQSDADLEVLRRRLSNAPRPLKKRSSITEPEGPQGPNIQKLLYQRFNTLAGGMEGVSGNTFYQPDSLLGETDIIHSANGNADPGDKHVSVAAVEAKGQKVNLESRRSSPPLSTPEASKEVAAAAESSNSQVSSSQPISTGPAPTKLEDQNNNDQRGSSPGHSSERHKPPSPLPPAPPSLPKTKRSNLKKPSSERTGHSLRVKFNPLALLLDASLEGEFDLVQRIIYEVENPSMPNDEGITPLHNAVCAGHHHIVKFLLDFGVNVNAADSDGWTPLHCAASCNSVHLCKMLVESGAAIFATTISDVETAADKCEEMEEGYTQCSQFLYGVQEKLGVMNKGLVYALWDYAAQEADELSFSEGDAITVLRRRDDTETDWWWARLNDREGYIPRNLLGLYPRIKPRQRSLA, from the exons GTTCCCCGTGTGGAGCTGACCCTCTCTGAGCTCCAGGAAATGGCAACAAGACAACAGCAACAAATCGAGGCTCAACAGCAGATGTTGCTGGCCaag GAGCAGAGATTGCGGTATCTTCAGCAAGGGGGCAAATCTAACCAGGGACAGACTCAG CCTGAAGCTGAGAAGCTGCAGCGGCTGAAGGAGCGCATGGAGACGCAGGAGGCAAAGCTGAAGAAGATCCGAGCCATGAGGGGACAGGTGGACTACAGCAAAGTGATCAACGGAAATCTTT CTGCAGAGATCGATCATGTTTCAAGCCTGTTTCAAGAGAAGCAGGCAGAGCTGCAGTCTGCTGTGATCCGAGTCGATCAG TTAACTCAACAGCTGGAAGACCTGAGGAGAGGACGCCTTCAGCTCCACTCTGGTGCTCCAGCTCAGGGAGCTTTCCCAGGAACCCAGGGGGCCGGTACCGGTCATAAAGGATCCCCTTTGTCTGGCCCTGCAGCTGTGGAGCTGAGGAAACTTTACCAGGAGTTGCAG GCCCGTAACCGTCATAATCTGGAGCAGAGCAGCAAGTTGGCTCAGAACAAGGACCTGCTGAACAAGAGGAATGCCCAGGTGTCGGTGATGGACCAGCGCATTGGCGACTTAAGGGAACGGCTGCATAAGAAAAGAGCAGAA TTGAGCCGCATGAACGGTGGAGTACCGGCCTCCCCTCAGAATTCCCCCCAAACTAGCGGTGGAGTTTCTGGCCGAGTGGCGGCCGTCTGCCCCTACATCCAGGTTCCTGCTGAGGGGAAACAAGAGGCGGGGTACCCTCTTCCTGCGGACCCCCCATCCAAACCCTCCCCCCTGAACCATGTTCGTTCTGCCTCAG AGGAGGACAGGAGTGGCATCAGGAAGCCCCCCAGCCAATGGAAAGTGTCAGATTTAGACATCGTCCTGTCTGAGCCCACTGAGATGTTGCAGGGATCTCTGTCCTCTCAAGGGAAGGACAGTAACAACA caAATGAAGCGTCATGGCCGAGCATCAGCAAAAGTGTACCAGACTGGAGAAGCGGCAGTCCAGAACAG CTCCCCTCTGGTTATGGTACATACCCCAGTGCCACTCACCAGGCAGCAGGGCATCACTGTGCAACAAGCTCCCTTCCCCGCTCTGCTCCTGGTACTCTGGGCTGGCCCCGATCCAGTGTCACAAACAGCGCCTCCTCCCCGTCTTCATCACCCAATTCCCAGAAAATACAGCATCGCATCTCGGTCCCTCCTCATTTAAGCCAAG GTCCTGCCATTTCCTCCCAGCCAACTCCAGCGTCTCCGCAAACAGAGCGCACAGATCCCCCCCCAGCTGTGGCAGTGCGTCCCTACGTGCACGACCACTCGTCCAGGCCGCAGTCCCCCAGAAAGGGCCCCGCCACCATGAACAGCAGCTCCATCTACAGCATGTACCTCCATCAGCCTCAGGCCACAAAGTATGGATCTCTCAGCAACAGAACTACAGTCAAAGCTG TTTACGGAAAACCCATCCTTCCTGCCTCTTCCACTTCTGCGTCCCCTGTCCCCTTCTACCAGGCAGGAAGAGGAACAAAAGCAAACGGAGACGATGTCACAGATAAAGGAGTGAAAGGAGGAGAGAGCGGTGATGGTAAAATCCTTCCTCCACCCAGTGTGGACAACATCCCTCGTCCACTAAGTCCCACTAAGCTCACTCCAGTGG CTCACTCACAGCTCCGATACCAGAGCGATGCGGATCTGGAGGTTCTCCGCCGGCGTCTCAGCAACGCTCCACGACCTCTGAAGAAGAGAAGCTCAATCACTGAGCCAGAGGGCCCTCAGGGACCCAACATTCAGAAATTGCTTTACCAGAG ATTCAACACATTAGCTGGAGGCATGGAGGGAGTTTCAG GCAACACTTTCTACCAGCCTGACAGTCTTTTAGGAGAAACCGACATCATCCATTCAGCCAATGGAAACGCAGATCCTGGTGACAAGCATGTTAGCGTTGCGGCCGTTGAGGCCAAAGGTCAAAAAGTGAACCTGGAGTCCCGCCGCTCGTCTCCTCCTTTATCTACTCCAGAAGCATCCAAAGAGGTGGCGGCAGCAGCAGAGAGCAGCAACAGCCAGGTCTCTTCATCTCAACCTATCAGCACAGGTCCTGCACCTACAAAGCTGGAAGATCAGAACAACAACGACCAAAGAGGATCCAGTCCTGGTCACAGTTCAGAAAGACACAAGCCCCCCTCTCCACTGCCTCCTGCCCCTCCCTCACTGCCCAAG ACAAAGCGAAGCAACCTGAAGAAGCCTTCATCAGAGCGGACGGGACACAGTCTGAGGGTGAAGTTCAACCCTCTGGCTCTGCTGCTGGATGCTTCCCTAGAGGGAGAGTTTGATCTGGTGCAGAGGATCATCTATGAG GTGGAAAATCCCAGCATGCCCAACGATGAAGGCATTACTCCTCTTCACAACGCTGTCTGCGCTGGTCATCACCACATTGTGAAGTTCCTGCTGGACTTTGGAGTCAACGTAAACGCAGCAGACAGTGACGGATG GACCCCTCTTCACTGCGCAGCCTCGTGTAACAGCGTTCACCTCTGCAAGATGCTGGTGGAGTCCGGAGCGGCCATTTTCGCCACAACAATCAGTGACGTGGAAACTGCAGCAGACAAATGTGAAGAAATGGAGGAGGGCTACACTCAGTGTTCTCAGTTCCTGTATG GTGTGCAGGAGAAGTTGGGTGTGATGAACAAAGGCTTGGTGTATGCGCTGTGGGACTACGCTGCCCAGGAGGCCGACGAGCTCTCCTTCAGCGAGGGCGATGCCATCACTGTGCTGCGTCGCCGTGACGACACCGAAACAGACTGGTGGTGGGCGCGACTGAACGACCGCGAGGGATACATTCCCAGAAACCTCCTGGGG
- the LOC101164267 gene encoding apoptosis-stimulating of p53 protein 1 isoform X5: MATRQQQQIEAQQQMLLAKEQRLRYLQQGGKSNQGQTQPEAEKLQRLKERMETQEAKLKKIRAMRGQVDYSKVINGNLSAEIDHVSSLFQEKQAELQSAVIRVDQLTQQLEDLRRGRLQLHSGAPAQGAFPGTQGAGTGHKGSPLSGPAAVELRKLYQELQARNRHNLEQSSKLAQNKDLLNKRNAQVSVMDQRIGDLRERLHKKRAELSRMNGGVPASPQNSPQTSGGVSGRVAAVCPYIQVPAEGKQEAGYPLPADPPSKPSPLNHVRSASEEDRSGIRKPPSQWKVSDLDIVLSEPTEMLQGSLSSQGKDSNNTNEASWPSISKSVPDWRSGSPEQLPSGYGTYPSATHQAAGHHCATSSLPRSAPGTLGWPRSSVTNSASSPSSSPNSQKIQHRISVPPHLSQGPAISSQPTPASPQTERTDPPPAVAVRPYVHDHSSRPQSPRKGPATMNSSSIYSMYLHQPQATKYGSLSNRTTVKAVYGKPILPASSTSASPVPFYQAGRGTKANGDDVTDKGVKGGESGDGKILPPPSVDNIPRPLSPTKLTPVAHSQLRYQSDADLEVLRRRLSNAPRPLKKRSSITEPEGPQGPNIQKLLYQRFNTLAGGMEGVSGNTFYQPDSLLGETDIIHSANGNADPGDKHVSVAAVEAKGQKVNLESRRSSPPLSTPEASKEVAAAAESSNSQVSSSQPISTGPAPTKLEDQNNNDQRGSSPGHSSERHKPPSPLPPAPPSLPKTKRSNLKKPSSERTGHSLRVKFNPLALLLDASLEGEFDLVQRIIYEVENPSMPNDEGITPLHNAVCAGHHHIVKFLLDFGVNVNAADSDGWTPLHCAASCNSVHLCKMLVESGAAIFATTISDVETAADKCEEMEEGYTQCSQFLYGVQEKLGVMNKGLVYALWDYAAQEADELSFSEGDAITVLRRRDDTETDWWWARLNDREGYIPRNLLGLYPRIKPRQRSLA, from the exons ATGGCAACAAGACAACAGCAACAAATCGAGGCTCAACAGCAGATGTTGCTGGCCaag GAGCAGAGATTGCGGTATCTTCAGCAAGGGGGCAAATCTAACCAGGGACAGACTCAG CCTGAAGCTGAGAAGCTGCAGCGGCTGAAGGAGCGCATGGAGACGCAGGAGGCAAAGCTGAAGAAGATCCGAGCCATGAGGGGACAGGTGGACTACAGCAAAGTGATCAACGGAAATCTTT CTGCAGAGATCGATCATGTTTCAAGCCTGTTTCAAGAGAAGCAGGCAGAGCTGCAGTCTGCTGTGATCCGAGTCGATCAG TTAACTCAACAGCTGGAAGACCTGAGGAGAGGACGCCTTCAGCTCCACTCTGGTGCTCCAGCTCAGGGAGCTTTCCCAGGAACCCAGGGGGCCGGTACCGGTCATAAAGGATCCCCTTTGTCTGGCCCTGCAGCTGTGGAGCTGAGGAAACTTTACCAGGAGTTGCAG GCCCGTAACCGTCATAATCTGGAGCAGAGCAGCAAGTTGGCTCAGAACAAGGACCTGCTGAACAAGAGGAATGCCCAGGTGTCGGTGATGGACCAGCGCATTGGCGACTTAAGGGAACGGCTGCATAAGAAAAGAGCAGAA TTGAGCCGCATGAACGGTGGAGTACCGGCCTCCCCTCAGAATTCCCCCCAAACTAGCGGTGGAGTTTCTGGCCGAGTGGCGGCCGTCTGCCCCTACATCCAGGTTCCTGCTGAGGGGAAACAAGAGGCGGGGTACCCTCTTCCTGCGGACCCCCCATCCAAACCCTCCCCCCTGAACCATGTTCGTTCTGCCTCAG AGGAGGACAGGAGTGGCATCAGGAAGCCCCCCAGCCAATGGAAAGTGTCAGATTTAGACATCGTCCTGTCTGAGCCCACTGAGATGTTGCAGGGATCTCTGTCCTCTCAAGGGAAGGACAGTAACAACA caAATGAAGCGTCATGGCCGAGCATCAGCAAAAGTGTACCAGACTGGAGAAGCGGCAGTCCAGAACAG CTCCCCTCTGGTTATGGTACATACCCCAGTGCCACTCACCAGGCAGCAGGGCATCACTGTGCAACAAGCTCCCTTCCCCGCTCTGCTCCTGGTACTCTGGGCTGGCCCCGATCCAGTGTCACAAACAGCGCCTCCTCCCCGTCTTCATCACCCAATTCCCAGAAAATACAGCATCGCATCTCGGTCCCTCCTCATTTAAGCCAAG GTCCTGCCATTTCCTCCCAGCCAACTCCAGCGTCTCCGCAAACAGAGCGCACAGATCCCCCCCCAGCTGTGGCAGTGCGTCCCTACGTGCACGACCACTCGTCCAGGCCGCAGTCCCCCAGAAAGGGCCCCGCCACCATGAACAGCAGCTCCATCTACAGCATGTACCTCCATCAGCCTCAGGCCACAAAGTATGGATCTCTCAGCAACAGAACTACAGTCAAAGCTG TTTACGGAAAACCCATCCTTCCTGCCTCTTCCACTTCTGCGTCCCCTGTCCCCTTCTACCAGGCAGGAAGAGGAACAAAAGCAAACGGAGACGATGTCACAGATAAAGGAGTGAAAGGAGGAGAGAGCGGTGATGGTAAAATCCTTCCTCCACCCAGTGTGGACAACATCCCTCGTCCACTAAGTCCCACTAAGCTCACTCCAGTGG CTCACTCACAGCTCCGATACCAGAGCGATGCGGATCTGGAGGTTCTCCGCCGGCGTCTCAGCAACGCTCCACGACCTCTGAAGAAGAGAAGCTCAATCACTGAGCCAGAGGGCCCTCAGGGACCCAACATTCAGAAATTGCTTTACCAGAG ATTCAACACATTAGCTGGAGGCATGGAGGGAGTTTCAG GCAACACTTTCTACCAGCCTGACAGTCTTTTAGGAGAAACCGACATCATCCATTCAGCCAATGGAAACGCAGATCCTGGTGACAAGCATGTTAGCGTTGCGGCCGTTGAGGCCAAAGGTCAAAAAGTGAACCTGGAGTCCCGCCGCTCGTCTCCTCCTTTATCTACTCCAGAAGCATCCAAAGAGGTGGCGGCAGCAGCAGAGAGCAGCAACAGCCAGGTCTCTTCATCTCAACCTATCAGCACAGGTCCTGCACCTACAAAGCTGGAAGATCAGAACAACAACGACCAAAGAGGATCCAGTCCTGGTCACAGTTCAGAAAGACACAAGCCCCCCTCTCCACTGCCTCCTGCCCCTCCCTCACTGCCCAAG ACAAAGCGAAGCAACCTGAAGAAGCCTTCATCAGAGCGGACGGGACACAGTCTGAGGGTGAAGTTCAACCCTCTGGCTCTGCTGCTGGATGCTTCCCTAGAGGGAGAGTTTGATCTGGTGCAGAGGATCATCTATGAG GTGGAAAATCCCAGCATGCCCAACGATGAAGGCATTACTCCTCTTCACAACGCTGTCTGCGCTGGTCATCACCACATTGTGAAGTTCCTGCTGGACTTTGGAGTCAACGTAAACGCAGCAGACAGTGACGGATG GACCCCTCTTCACTGCGCAGCCTCGTGTAACAGCGTTCACCTCTGCAAGATGCTGGTGGAGTCCGGAGCGGCCATTTTCGCCACAACAATCAGTGACGTGGAAACTGCAGCAGACAAATGTGAAGAAATGGAGGAGGGCTACACTCAGTGTTCTCAGTTCCTGTATG GTGTGCAGGAGAAGTTGGGTGTGATGAACAAAGGCTTGGTGTATGCGCTGTGGGACTACGCTGCCCAGGAGGCCGACGAGCTCTCCTTCAGCGAGGGCGATGCCATCACTGTGCTGCGTCGCCGTGACGACACCGAAACAGACTGGTGGTGGGCGCGACTGAACGACCGCGAGGGATACATTCCCAGAAACCTCCTGGGG